The Acinetobacter chinensis genomic sequence TGCCATAAATTCTTCAAATGTTTTAGTAGATACAACGGCTTGAATTGCAAAAACACAATCCACAATATTTTCAGGATAATTCAGTTCCTCAACAATTCCTAAAGCCCACAATAAAACCCAGTAAGCCTCATATTTCCACACCATGTTTATGACATCCTGCTGAGATACGTCCTCATGTAAAATTGCCGTCTCCTGCTCAGTTAAAGCATCCATGACCTGCATTTTTGTCAGAATATTTAAGATCAAACCTTTAATTTCATCATCATATTTCCCATTATCAATATCACAAGCGACCTGTATGATCCATAAACAGGCAATCGCCCGTTGAGCAATACTTTCAGCACTTCGGACCTGTATTTCTTCGACAGACTCAATTACAGGTAACCAATCAATATATGGAATATTTCTTTGCTTCAAAATTTCTATGGATTGTTCTTTTCGTTGTTGTGGCGTTTTCATTTTCAGCCATGATGCAGGTTGTTATTCATGACTTATTTTTAACATTCTCATCAAAAACTGACTTTATCAATTCTGTGAATAAATCGTGAATGATATTTCCCCGATAAAAAAACCGCCCTTACGGACGGTCATTTATTTCAAAATCATTCTATTACAAATTACTTTTTCGCTTCACGTTCTTCCACGGCTTTTTCAAGCTGAGCAAGAATTGGATTGAGCAAAGTCTGCTTACGTTTAAAGCTGGCTTTATTGACAATCAAACGTGAAGACACTTTACAGATTTCTTCCAAAGGCTCTAAACCATTGGCACGCAAAGTATTTCCTGTATCCACTACATCGACAATGTAATCACCCAAACCGACCAATGGTGCAAGCTCCATTGAACCGTAAAGTTTAATCACATCGACTTGTTCGCCTAAGCTTGCATAGTATTGACGGGTTAAATTGACATATTTAGTGGCAATTTTTAAACGCCCTTTGGGACGTTCCATGCCCACTTTGCCTGCTGTCATTAACTTACAGTTGGCAATTTTTAAGTCCAATGGCTCATAAACGTTTTGCGCGCCATGCTCCATCAATACATCTTTACCTGCCACACCAATATCCGCTGCACCATTTTCAACATAAGTCGGTACATCAGAAGCACGTAAAATCAGGATACGCACCTGTTTATGTGTGGTTGGGAAAATTAACTTACGGGATTTATCAGGATCTTCCAATAAGTTAATTCCAGCAGTTTCAAGCAAAGGCAATGTTTCTTTTAAAATACGACCTTTACTCAATGCCAAAGTTAAACCATGATCAAAATTGCCCATTACGTCAAAGTTTGGATCATCGTTTCTCATATCGCTCATTAACTTGTCTCGCTCACTCGCTTAATCTGGACACCCAGACCCTGCAGTTTTGCTTCAATATCTTCATAACCACGATCGATGTGATAAATACGATCAATTGTGGTTTCACCTTCAGCAACCAAAGCTGCCAGAACCAAAGAAAATGAAGCACGCAGGTCAGTTGCCATCACTGGGGCTGCGGATAATTTTTCCACACCAGTGACTATAGCATCATTACCTTCGACCTGAATATTTGCACCCATACGCGCTAATTCAGGCACATGCATAAAACGATTTTCAAAAATCGTTTCTGAAATTGTTGCAAAACCACGACCAATGGCATTGACCGCCATCAACTGTGCCTGCATATCTGTTGGAAACTCTGGATGTGGTAAAGTCTGAAAGCTAACTGCTTTCGGACGTTTACCCATCATATCCAGTTCGATCCAGTCATCACCACGGGTCACTTCTGCACCCATTTCTTCAAACTTATCCAGTACTGCTTCAAGCAGGTTTGGATCAGTATGTGTGGTCTTGACTTTACCGCCTGTAATCGCAGCCGCAGCAAGATATGAACCTGTTTCAATACGGTCAGCAACCACTGAGTATTCACAACCATGCAGACTTTCAACACCAGTCACCACTAGTGTATCTGTGTCTAAACCTTCAATTTTTGCACCCATTTTAATGAGCATTTGCGCAAGATCGGTGATTTCAGGTTCACGTGCTGCATTACGGATTGTGGTTACACCATCTGCAAGTACCGCAGCAGTCAGAATATTTTCTGTACCGCCTACAGTCACCATATCAAAGACCACTTCACCGCCTTTTAAGCGGCCATCGACACTGGCAATCACATAGCCATTTTCGACCTCAATGTGTGCACCCAAAGCTTCCAATGCTTTTAAATGCTGATCTACAGGGCGTGAGCCAATGGCACAGCCACCTGGCAATGATACTTTTGCACTGCCATAACGCGCCAGTAATGGACCAAGCACCAAAATAGATGCACGCATGGTTTTCACCAGTTCATACGGTGCAAACTGATTGTCCAATGTAGACGTATCTGCAGTAACAGTTTCACCTTCATAAGTCATGGTAATACCAAGACCACTGATCAGTTTAACCAATGTTCTGACATCTTTCAGATTTGGGACATTTTTTAGAGTAATTGGTGAGTCTGCAAGAATCATTGCTGCCAGTAAAGGTAAAGCTGCATTTTTCGCACCCGAAATTCGCACTTCACCTTCGATTTTTGCACCGCCTTGAATGACAAATTTATCCATTGACGCTTAAGCTCCAAACATGCTGGCTTTGCGCCATTCTTCTTTAGTCATTGCACGAATAGTCACAGCATGTACTTCACCGCTGGCAATATATGAATTCAGCGGCGCATAAACAGCCTGTTGACGGGGAACAGGGCGTTTACCCTCGAACTGATCATCGACAATACGGAGGTCAAATTTCCCTGCCTGTCCACTGACAGCAACTTCTGCATCAGGAAAAGCCGCTTTTAAAATTTCAGTGAGCTGTTCACTATTCATTGCTTAGACCTCTTCGTAGGGCTGACAGTGTAAAAACCTGTCATTCTACTATAAATAGAAAAAATAATTCATTAGTCACGTACATTATACGTATAAAAAAAAGAGGTCTAAAAAACCTCTTTTTACAAATTTTTCAACTATACCGCCAGCGGCTGATATACCAGCTGCATTTTACGATGCTTATGCAGTTGCCGTTTTAATTTTTCTGTCAGACGCTTAATTGAAGTATACATATCGTCTGCCGAAGCCTGAGCAAAGAGTTCCGCTCCAGGCAACCGGATAATTGCTTCAGCAATATGATTCGCACTTCCTTTTTTAGATCGCTTATCCAGCTGATGATCTTTGGTCAGCTTCACCTGCATGCTGTTGACCTGATCAAGATGCTTTGTCATATCTGCAAATTTATATCTGATATTTTCTTCAATTGCAGGGGTGATAGTTAAATGATGACCACGAATTGTTATTTGCATAGTTCAATCCCTCACCTTCTTTTAGGATATGAAAAGAAAGCAGCTGAAAGATTCATCTCAGATTTACCAAACCGTTACATCACTGAAATTCAACCATTTCTGCTGTTCCTTAAAATAAATAGAGATTCATTATTTTGTCATAATGAACCCCTAGAATAGCCACACAATAAAAATCAGATCAAGACTTTTCTATCAGAAGATGAAGGAATATGTAACGATTCGCGATACTTCGCGACTGTCCGTCTTGCAACATCAATCCCTTCCTCCTTTAACATTCCGGCAATAGTATTATCTGACAATGGCTTACGGATATTCTCCTCAGCAATCAGTTTTTTAATTTTTGCACGGATTGCTGTTGAGGAGGCTTCACCACCCGAAGTTGTCCCTACATGACTCGAAAAGAAATATTTCAGTTCAAACAGTCCGCGTGGAGTCAGCATATATTTATTGGTTGTGACCCTCGAAACAGTTGATTCATGAAGTTCCACTTCTTCAGCAATATCTCTTAATACCAGCGGCTTCATCCCCTCAGGTCCAGTTTCAAGAAACCCTTTCTGATGCTCGACAATACAGGTTGCTACTTTTAACAGCGTCTTATGTCGCTCATCTATGCTTTTTATAAAGTTTTTAGCTTCAAGCATCTGATTTCTTAAATACTGATTATCATCACTTTGATCTGCCCGTCGGATCATTCCAGCATAGAAAGCATTCACTCTCAGCTTTGGAACAACATCAGGATTCAACTGTACAAACCAGTGCTCATTTTTTTTCATAACCACTACATCAGGAATCTGATAATCAGACTCACGGTCTTCAAATTCAATTCCTGGATGTGCTTTCAATGTTTTGAGCAGTTCAACTGCGCTTTTCAACTGATCAGCATTTAAACCAGTCTGTTTCATCAACTTCTGAATATCATTTGAAACCAGCAGTTCATAATGTTTCATCAAAAGTACAGCTTCATACCTATATGGAAGTTGCGCAGGCAATCCTTCCAGCTGAACCAGCAGACATTCTGCAAGATTACGGGAGCCTACCCCGACAGGTTCCAGCCGCTGTATATGTTTGAGGACCACCTGAACTTCATCATCTTCTATTTCTTCTTCATACCCCATAGTATTCAGCAGGTGCTGAACCGATGAGGTTATTTCTGAAATCTCACAATCAAGAAAGCCTTTATTATCCAGTGAATCCACTATACA encodes the following:
- a CDS encoding DUF4272 domain-containing protein: MKTPQQRKEQSIEILKQRNIPYIDWLPVIESVEEIQVRSAESIAQRAIACLWIIQVACDIDNGKYDDEIKGLILNILTKMQVMDALTEQETAILHEDVSQQDVINMVWKYEAYWVLLWALGIVEELNYPENIVDCVFAIQAVVSTKTFEEFMAKVKLRDIEEILDQADLIYRYDWACVSARLNQEQAPAQLNSAVVVERHGALNWLIQSDSDWDHPDVST
- the hisG gene encoding ATP phosphoribosyltransferase, yielding MSDMRNDDPNFDVMGNFDHGLTLALSKGRILKETLPLLETAGINLLEDPDKSRKLIFPTTHKQVRILILRASDVPTYVENGAADIGVAGKDVLMEHGAQNVYEPLDLKIANCKLMTAGKVGMERPKGRLKIATKYVNLTRQYYASLGEQVDVIKLYGSMELAPLVGLGDYIVDVVDTGNTLRANGLEPLEEICKVSSRLIVNKASFKRKQTLLNPILAQLEKAVEEREAKK
- the murA gene encoding UDP-N-acetylglucosamine 1-carboxyvinyltransferase; amino-acid sequence: MDKFVIQGGAKIEGEVRISGAKNAALPLLAAMILADSPITLKNVPNLKDVRTLVKLISGLGITMTYEGETVTADTSTLDNQFAPYELVKTMRASILVLGPLLARYGSAKVSLPGGCAIGSRPVDQHLKALEALGAHIEVENGYVIASVDGRLKGGEVVFDMVTVGGTENILTAAVLADGVTTIRNAAREPEITDLAQMLIKMGAKIEGLDTDTLVVTGVESLHGCEYSVVADRIETGSYLAAAAITGGKVKTTHTDPNLLEAVLDKFEEMGAEVTRGDDWIELDMMGKRPKAVSFQTLPHPEFPTDMQAQLMAVNAIGRGFATISETIFENRFMHVPELARMGANIQVEGNDAIVTGVEKLSAAPVMATDLRASFSLVLAALVAEGETTIDRIYHIDRGYEDIEAKLQGLGVQIKRVSETS
- the ibaG gene encoding BolA family iron metabolism protein IbaG — protein: MNSEQLTEILKAAFPDAEVAVSGQAGKFDLRIVDDQFEGKRPVPRQQAVYAPLNSYIASGEVHAVTIRAMTKEEWRKASMFGA
- the hpf gene encoding ribosome hibernation-promoting factor, HPF/YfiA family → MQITIRGHHLTITPAIEENIRYKFADMTKHLDQVNSMQVKLTKDHQLDKRSKKGSANHIAEAIIRLPGAELFAQASADDMYTSIKRLTEKLKRQLHKHRKMQLVYQPLAV
- a CDS encoding RNA polymerase factor sigma-54; translated protein: MKLSVGLKVANSLSLTPQLQQAIRLLQLSSLELEQEIQIQLDSNPLLEKVEDLSTIESLSSLKESEAEQKDLTNELNADHLPDDLPVDTDWDDVYTHQPTSLGAAEYEEREDNRQGHQSLQAHMLEQINLLHFSLVEQLIARCIVDSLDNKGFLDCEISEITSSVQHLLNTMGYEEEIEDDEVQVVLKHIQRLEPVGVGSRNLAECLLVQLEGLPAQLPYRYEAVLLMKHYELLVSNDIQKLMKQTGLNADQLKSAVELLKTLKAHPGIEFEDRESDYQIPDVVVMKKNEHWFVQLNPDVVPKLRVNAFYAGMIRRADQSDDNQYLRNQMLEAKNFIKSIDERHKTLLKVATCIVEHQKGFLETGPEGMKPLVLRDIAEEVELHESTVSRVTTNKYMLTPRGLFELKYFFSSHVGTTSGGEASSTAIRAKIKKLIAEENIRKPLSDNTIAGMLKEEGIDVARRTVAKYRESLHIPSSSDRKVLI